The genomic region TGGTGAGGCGTGAGTTTTCGAAGATTTATGATCCTAAGAGGACACTGTataatgattttgatgaaACTTTTAGGCAGCTTAGGAGGGAGGCAGAAGCTAGGGCTGAGGAGTTTAAGAAATCAAAACAGATGGTTAAACCTGTGAATAACAATAAGAAGCAAGGGCAGGTGCAAAAAGCTGGTTTTGATAAAGGAAGTAAGAAGAGTGAGGGTGGCTTGGCTGCTGATGGTGGGGATGGTGATAAAGTGAAAGGCCGTAAATTGGAGAATGGACACTCCAATGGTAATCATGTTGAGATTGAAGAACCTAGGATGATAGGTGTTGTTAACGGTAAAGAAAATACTAGTTCCAATATTAGTGCTTTCGATGTAAGTAAGCTTCAGAAAAGAACTAAAGGTGGAAAGAAAACTGATACTGTTGTTAACAAGGGTTCCAAGGTGGACCCTAAGAAAAAAGTAGCAAAGAAGAATAGAGTTTGGGACGATGCACCTCCAGAGACGAAATTGGACTTTACTGATCCACTGGATGGAAATGGAAATGAGAATATAGAGGTTGTTGCAGCTGATCAAGGTGAAAGTATGATGGACATTGAAGAGATTATCAGCAGTGATAGTGAAAGTGAAGAAGATGACAATGTGGGGAAGGATAGCAAGCCTGaagcaaagaaaaagggtTGGTTTTCCTCCATGTTCCAGAGGTATTTGTTGTACTTTTATCCTCCCTTTGATGTAGTTTCTTCTTTTAGCTCATAATTTCTATTCTAGGATATATTTGTTCTGTCTTCATGAAGAGTGAAATTGGAGCTCCTTTTTTTTGGGTAAAGCCTTCATGGCTTTTGTTTTATCATGTTCAGATACTCGTCATAAAGCATGTCCCGactagttttatttattttcatagaaccttacAACTTGAGTTGGAAATGTTTCTTTTATAGAGTTGATCTTTTTGATATTGCCATTATGTGCTTATATAATTTACATTGCAAAAGATGGCATTAGTAGTCAATGTATGATATTTCTTCTGCTAGGCATCACCACTTAAAGAATGAAAGATTTTTAGACATCATTTGCTTGTATCATGTTATATATTCCAGTCCCAAAGAGTTATACACTCCTTTTTGTTTCCCATCGTATGGTGAACTCTTAGGTAGAGTTTGGTATGAGGGAAGTGGGAGCACATTCCCTTCAAAGTGctcaattaaattacattgcaGTGTTTGTTTTGCAACAGATCACAACAATGTAAGAttgcaatgcaatcacattacaacCAAGAGATGTAATGTGATAGCAGACCAAAACcaatacaatcacattacattgcaCTCTGTAATATTCTTAAAGACACTTTTACCTTTCTACTTTATTATCttgttaaaaacattttataacgttataattaaaataacaatattaaaataaaatatataatataaaaataaaaaattaaattaaaataaaatatataatattaaaaattgtattaaaaaatgaaaataaaatatataagattataataagaaataaaaataaaacatatgacattaaaaatatatttaagagatgatattatataaaaactaataataaaaaatacaagtatattaaacttgcattttaataaataggggtaattttgaaaattaacattacattcCTAGCAAAGTACTTGTAAACCAAACGCTGTAATGTTATCCTCTCtacattttaatcattattttgcTTGCATACCAAACACTACAATGTTATTTTTCCTGCAATCACATTGCTTGTAATCACATTACTTACAATCACATTGCATTGTAAAGTACCAAACGCCACCTTATTGTGTTTCACTTGGGCTTTGCACCACCTCTACCGTAAGCTTTTATCATCACCATCCAATTTCGTTGTAAATTGTTGAATTTATGATGCAATTGCATCACttattcattttctacttCCTTGGGCTCAGTATTGCGGGAAAGGCAAATTTGGAGAAGGCAGACCTAGAACCAGCTTTGAAGGCTCTCAAAGATAGGCTTATGACAAAGAATGTGGTATGTCTTCTTCTAATATAACACTCTTGATTTCCAATGGATTGGTACCTTTCAATGTTTATAGGATTGCTTACGTATATGTGGCATTCACAGGCTGAGGAGATAGCAGAGAAGCTTTGTGAATCAGTAGCTGCAAGTCTTGAAGGAAAAAAGCTGGCCTCATTCACAAGGATCTCTTCAACAGTGCAGGTCTAcaattttttcatcttttacaattggactcaattttgtttcctttttttttcctgctTTTTGATTGCCTATAAATTTAATGGAGAATGGTAATTGTGACTGCAGGCTGCAATGGAAGAAGCTCTTATTCGTATTTTAACTCCTAGACGCTCCATTGACATACTGAGGGATGTGCATGCTGCCAAGGAACAGAGGAAGCCATATGTTGTTGTCTTTGTTGGTGTTAATGGAGTTGGGAAATCAACAAATCTAGCCAAGGTTTAGCTGATTTAAGTGCACTATATGTAGATATGTCCCCAGGGACATGCCTTCTGGTCAGGCTGGCTAACCTCAAGTGTTACTGTGCAGGTCGCTTACTGGCTTCTGCAGCACAATGTTAGTGTTATGATGGCTGCTTGTGATACATTCCGGTCTGGAGCTGTTGAGCAGCTGCGAACTCATGCACGTAGACTTCAGGTATTACATTAATCGTaaatgttatattttcagCATATTGGGCCTCATCTTGCTCCAAGGTGGTTTGCTTTGTGTAATGACAAGTATCATTGGTATAGCTACTCTTTTATATCTGACTTGTTACTTGCTGCCTGCTAGATTCCTATATTTGAGAAAGGGTACGAGAAAGATCCTGCAATTGTAGCAAAGGAAGCAATTCAGGAGGCCACTCGTACTGGTTCAGATGTTGTTCTTGTTGATACAGCTGGGCGGATGCAGGTATCTTCTAATCAGTCAATTCATTTCTGTGGACTTTTATACTTTGGGTAGTGCTTGGTGGGTGCTTCATTCATACTTTCTATTGCTTTCAGAACcctgaaaataaaaagtatgaTGGTTCTGATTAAGGGTCAAGATAGTGGTATAACTTTTGCAATGGCAACCAATTGCATTCAATACATTATTTACTCTGAAATTGAATGGAACAAACTAGAAGATGTCTAGATAACCCATTCAAAACAGGTTTGCTTTCAAGAACTAGAGAAGGACCAGTTATATTGGTTTTGCTATAGGCAGTGAGACGACCAATTGAGCTATTTTGCTTTGAAGGATATTTAAATGCAATCCTAGCTATATTGCTTTTCTTTGTTACCACTGTTATGTTATTAATATCCATGTTATGCTTATCAGGATAATGAACCATTAATGAGAGCTCTCTCGAAGCTTATATACCTCAACAATCCGGATCTTGTCTTATTTGTTGGAGAGGCACTAGTTGGGAATGATGCTGTTGACCAGTTGTCAAAATTCAACCAGGTTTGCTTTCACGTTTAAACATTTTGTCTGTCgtattcaaaatttcaaatctatTGGTTGTACCTATGTTACTAAATCTATGTTATAAAGCAGTGAGTCTTGCTCTTCTTGCAGAAATTGGCTGACCTCTCTACTTCTCCTACTCCAAGATTGATAGATGGGATTTTGCTCACTAAGTTTGACACTATTGATGACAAGGTAAAATGAGTTTGAATCCGAGAaggttttttatattttggttgCTATGGGAATCTCACACTGCCATTTATCTTACTTTTGGCGTATAACTGAAATTGACGTAGGTTGGGGCAGCATTGTCGATGGTCTACGTCTCAGGAGCGCCGGTTATGTTTGTTGGCTGTGGCCAGTCATATACAGACCTGAAGAAACTCAATGTCAAATCAATAGTCAAGACCCTGCTGAAATGAGTGACTGCTTGATGAAAATCCTCAATTTCATTGCAATGCTCGAACTTCAAATACTGTTTCTTTGGCTGTGACTTTGTGTTACTTTAATGGAGGTGCATCAGTCCCTTACGGCTGTTCATTTATTTGTAGATCTTGAATTTATCCGAGTTTGGTAGCCTTATCTATCTCTTCTTCTCATGTCTGCTGAAAGATTAGTATTACAGTGAGGACTGTTTGTGAATGTGCCCCTTCTGCCCACCACACCCTGTCAAGGATTGAAAGCCTTTTCTTCAATATTTGGTCAGTGGTTGTGAACCTGGCCTTGATGTCCAAATAGTCGAATGATTAGATATAATGAGAACAACTCGATTAAGTGAAATGTAGGAATAAATAAAGGGTCGATTTAAGCaggaaaagaataaataattcataTATGCTTCCACTCCAATCTCTGGAAAGAATAATCTAATGTAAGAATACAAAAATTTCCTTCTAtaatcatttgaatgattccTCAAGCAGCAGCAATTGATtgaatctctctctctctcataaCAAAGCCGACGTCTAGTTTTTCAAAACAGAGACAGCGCCGTTAGAACCCCCAACATAACCACCAAGCCACTTTTCAAGCTAACGCAACTGCTCGTTGGAGCCACCGCAGGGCCCTCAAACTCCATCGGAGAAGGTGCCGGTGAGACTCCCATGAACTGGCTTCTTGCAGACATAACCACGACGATCAGTTTCTGTCCCTTTTGGCAGTGTCCCTCAGCTCCACTGATAAAATAGTATGCCCCAGACCTCTCAAGCTTCACCTTAGTGTTGCCATCCTTGTGTGCAGCTATAGGGCTAGATGTGTTGCATGTTTCATAGTCTTTTTTACTCACCTGGAGCACCGAGTCCTTGCTGGGATCATAACTCCAAACTgcaaaaacaagaaacaagATCGGATGAGTAAAAGAAAAGATCCAgatgagaaaatgaaagaaaagtttgataatGAGTGGTTATTCTTGTACCTAAAGAGTCTCCAATCTGGAAACGAGAAGCTCCAGCCCATTTGTTAAGAGAGTCGGATTCAGATGAAGGGATTTTCCAAGCGTTGGCTTTGCCTCCAACTAAGTGTTCCCCTGCTTCTGTTAAGGTTAAGAAGACAGAAACAAGCAGCACTGCAGACAACAACAAACCTCTGCTTGCGGCCATGTTTGTTTATATATGCTTTTCGAAAATAGTTTTGAAGAGTGTGTATGTGAGGCAGATGGAGAGGAGGATGTGGGAAAAGTGAGGAACATGGAAGCAATTTATAGTGGGCAAATGCGAACCCAGAGAGAAAAAGAGCCGTTGTGGTTGCATCAGGTTCAAAAGAGTAAAGAGACTAGAGGGAGACTATTATTAGTTATTGCTTTGGGAATTGTCAAAAATTGAGCAGTTTCATTGTGGCCTACTCTGTCATTTTGCCGTTGGAATTGCTTGAGCTGCCAGCCCATTTCTCAAGACGGATTCCTGCTTGCCACATTTCATGATTCTCAGTGTGACTAATTTCAAATGTCAATAAAATGAGTAGTAGACTAATAACCCAGAATTTTGAGCAATCTTTGGGTCCTTCACATGGTGGGAGGATGGACAGCCATTGCTTGTAGGCTTTGATAAGTGTTTCCAAGTCCATTCAATTCTGCCAATGAGCCCAACTTCTCTGCTTACCCCACAAAGAAAAACTGATTTACTTATCTGGAAAACAGTCGGGGTGGGGAGGTTTTAACTTTTGATTGAAACTTCTCTGGAAATGCACTAACAATGAGATTGagagaaacaaaatcaaaaagtaaaattgTTACACACATTGTTCTTTTCATTCTAAAGATTTCTGGGATTATGCAATTCAGGTTTCAGTGTTTATATGTACATACATAAGGATCATTTAAACTTGATTACTACTATATAGTTTGTAACTTGGAGATTTGATTACCTTACAAAGATAATTGCTTAATTAATGGATCTCATCCCTTTCCTCGACCCCAAGCTTAAAATACAAGGTTGAAAGGAGTAATTGATTTGGTGAGTTTAGGAATCGTTTCCGTTAGTGGAGGAAGTTGAAATGGTATTAGGcttaaaaagatattttcaCAAGTTGGAACTAGAAGGGTTGATCCTAGGAAGCAAAATGGGGCAAAATGCATTTTGGAAGTACTAGGATTGACCCCACGCTTCCAAGGGTTGATCTTTAAGCCTCCAGGATAGAAAATGCATTCTGTTTTAGACCAGGATCGACTCCCATCCTTTAAAGGGTGATCCAAAAAGGTAGAATGGGGGAAAAATGCATTATGGAAGTGCTAGGATCAATCCCTACCCTTCCAAGGGTTGATCCTTAAACCCTCAAGATAGAAAATGCATTTTGTTTTAGACCAAGATCGACCCCCACCTTTTAAACAGTCAGTCTTAGAAGGATTGATCTTAAGGCACCCaaacagaaaataaaaccTAAAACCCTTAAAACTCAAGCCACTTTTcatttattctcttttctttgttttccctctcattttctttcaaaatctccTCCTCTTCTCAAGACCCTCAAGGTTTTATTATCAAACCTTGGATTCTAAGTACTAAAGATAAGGATTTCCACTCTAAAAATAATGGTTTTTCTGATTTTAATCTTCtctcattaaaaacaaaaaactttttttaagttttcaaggTTTTGCTAGATCTCCTATCTAGaaagctcaccaaggtaaagtAAGATACAagttaagttgtttatttaatGGGTGTGAGGTTTGGAAAAAGTATtgataaaaattattgaaaataagtgaagATGAGTTAAGTTGGAAAAtaggaatttatttattacgaATTTCAAGAAGTATTTATGGTGATATTAATGATTGCTTGCTAAATTAGGTGCTGTTGAAGGTTTCAACTTGTCGTGTTAAGCAAGATTCGATTGGTTGCAAGCGCTTGGAAAGTATTGTAAGTAGATATAtgcattttaaattattttggatATAGCTTAACATGTTTTCGAGGTTTATGAAAGCATGAGAATTTTGGATGATTGATTGGATATGTTTGATGCCAAAGGTTCTGaaagaaaatgttttgaatgtatatatgaatgtaaatatgaatatatgtatgtatgtttTCATGGGGAACAAGCATCTCAAATGATTGAAAACTTTTGTTTCAACATGACttggaaaatgaaatgaaCATAGTTTAGCTTTTCGCAATAATTGTGCATTGATAATTGGACTTTGTTAGGTGCCTTAATACCTTCGAAATTGTTAAGTGCCTTAACATCTTCAGTCGTTCGGTGCCTTAACACCTTTGGATATTGTTAGGTGCCTTAGCATCTTTGGAATGGTTAGGTGCCATAACACCTTTAGATTTGGTTAGGTATCGTAGCACCTTTGGATTTTGGCCATGAGCCTTACCATGAATGAATATGTGCTTTATTACACTTGGATGTTGGATTAATGCATAATCATATGTGAatcattttattcatatattaGGCTTGCTTACAAGCCTATTTTGAAATGCACCCATTATCATGGTTAAGCCACATGGTTATAATGTATCTTTGAGAATTTGGCTATGGAATTGATTGGATTAAATGTCTTGATAGGAATCTGTTTGGTTCATCAATTGTAGAAACATTGATCTTTTGGAACCTTAGATCTGATAGATTGGAAAAAGGGAATTGATGGCAAGGTAAATGAAGTGAAATTGGAAGGTTTTATGGCTAAATTTTGAATATGGAAGTGTTGGGATCATTTCTTGAGGACCAAAGGGTCGATCCCCGGCCAGCAAAACACACAAAGAGTGTTTTGTGTTTTAAAAGATCGATCCCTAGCAAGAAGAGGTCGATCCCAACAAAGCAGAACACACAAGAAGTGTTTTGTGTTTTAAAAGATCAACCCCCTATCAAGGAAAGGTCAATCTTTATAGTGAAAATTGCATTACTTTTGGTATTTTGATCTTGTTTTGAGGAGTTTGTTTAGGTAACCTTAAATCAAGTTTCTAAAGAGCTTTGAGTATAATATTggtatttcaaaatatttataattccCTTTTTTAAATGCATTTGGTTAGATCTTgaatttgatttggaaaatagCATGTTTTATGCAAATATGTTTATTTGAATACTGCACTATTTGGCTTATTCTCCTTTCGTATTTGCTTATTAAGATTATATATCTtacctaaaaaaaaatatgtttttgtttCAGATAAGTAGATCTTTAGCTGGCTTATTAAGGGagtttttcatttattaacACTTGGTAGGTGTATGTCAAGGCATCTTGTAGAGGTTACCCACTTTTTGTTAAGTCCCTCCACTGAGTTTGAGTCATTCTTTGTTTTGGTTAAACATATTTTTGATAAATGTTTATATTTGGCCATTGGTTGGCATACTGTATATTAATATTCGAACTTGTGAGTTTTACTTTAAGCTTTAAATACAAGGTTGAAACGAGTAGTTGACTTGGTGAGCTTAGGAAACATCTTTGTTAACTCAATAATCTAAATTTCTAATCTTAAGAATCCATAAATTTAGAACTTGAAGGTTAGTGGAGGAAGTTGGAATGGAATTAGGCTTAAAAAAGGACAATTTTCACAAGATTAAACTAAAAAGGTTGATCCTAGGAAGCAAAATGGGGCAAAATGCATTCTGGAAGTGCTAAGATCAACCCCACGCTTCCAGGGGTTGATCCTTAAGCCCCCAGGACAAATAATGCATTATGTTTTAGACCAGGATTGAACCCCACCCTTTAAAAAGTCGATACTAGGGCATccaactaaaaaaataaaacctaaAACCCTCAAACTCGAGCCACCTTTcatttattctcttttctttgtttttttttctcattttctctcaaaatctcctCCTGTCAAGACCCTCAAGGTTCCATTATCAAACTTTGGATTCAAAGTGCTAAAGGTAAGGATTTCCATTCCAAAAATAATGGTTTTGCTGATTTTAATCTCTTCTCTTTAAAAATCGAAAACTTTTTTTACGTTTTCCAAGTTTGCTAGATCTTTTGTTTAGaaagctcaccaaggtaaagCAAGGTATAAGTTAAGTACTTTATTTAATGTGTATGAGGTTTGGAAGAAGGATTGATGAAAATTATTGGAAATAAGTGAAGATGAGTTAAGTTGGAAAATGAGtatttagttattattaatttcaagaaGTATTTATGGTGATATTAATGATTACTTGTTAAATTAGGTGACGTTGAAGGTTCCAACTTTTCGTGTTAAGTGAGGTTCAATTAAATGGAAACGCTTGAAAGTATTGTGAGTAAATATGccttttaaagttattttggATATATAGCTAACCATGTTTTAGAGGTTTATGAAAGCATGAGAATTTTGGATGATTGATTGGATATCTTTGATGATAAAGGTTTTGAAGGAAAATGTTTTAAATGTaaatatgtatgtaaatatgaatatatgtatatatgttttcaTGGGGAACAaacttttcaaatgattaaaaaatttcgtttcaaaatgacttggaaaatgaaatgaaaatagtTTAGCTTTTCACAAAGATTGAGAATTGATAATTGGACTTTGTAAGATACTTTAGCACCTTTGGATTGCTAGGTGTCTTAGCacttttgaatttgttaagTGCCTTAGCACCTTTGGATTTTGTTAGGTGTCATAACACCTTAGGATTTTGGCCATGAGCCTTAACATGAACTAACATGTGCCTTATTACATTTGGATGTTAGAT from Theobroma cacao cultivar B97-61/B2 chromosome 9, Criollo_cocoa_genome_V2, whole genome shotgun sequence harbors:
- the LOC18587828 gene encoding signal recognition particle receptor subunit alpha — its product is MLEQLLIFTRGGLILWTCKELGNALKGSPIDTLIRSCLLEERSGAASYNYDAPGASYTLKWTFHNELGLVFVAVYQRILHLLYVDDLLALVRREFSKIYDPKRTLYNDFDETFRQLRREAEARAEEFKKSKQMVKPVNNNKKQGQVQKAGFDKGSKKSEGGLAADGGDGDKVKGRKLENGHSNGNHVEIEEPRMIGVVNGKENTSSNISAFDVSKLQKRTKGGKKTDTVVNKGSKVDPKKKVAKKNRVWDDAPPETKLDFTDPLDGNGNENIEVVAADQGESMMDIEEIISSDSESEEDDNVGKDSKPEAKKKGWFSSMFQSIAGKANLEKADLEPALKALKDRLMTKNVAEEIAEKLCESVAASLEGKKLASFTRISSTVQAAMEEALIRILTPRRSIDILRDVHAAKEQRKPYVVVFVGVNGVGKSTNLAKVAYWLLQHNVSVMMAACDTFRSGAVEQLRTHARRLQIPIFEKGYEKDPAIVAKEAIQEATRTGSDVVLVDTAGRMQDNEPLMRALSKLIYLNNPDLVLFVGEALVGNDAVDQLSKFNQKLADLSTSPTPRLIDGILLTKFDTIDDKVGAALSMVYVSGAPVMFVGCGQSYTDLKKLNVKSIVKTLLK
- the LOC18587829 gene encoding early nodulin-like protein 1, whose amino-acid sequence is MAASRGLLLSAVLLVSVFLTLTEAGEHLVGGKANAWKIPSSESDSLNKWAGASRFQIGDSLVWSYDPSKDSVLQVSKKDYETCNTSSPIAAHKDGNTKVKLERSGAYYFISGAEGHCQKGQKLIVVVMSARSQFMGVSPAPSPMEFEGPAVAPTSSCVSLKSGLVVMLGVLTALSLF